One segment of Mycobacterium spongiae DNA contains the following:
- a CDS encoding DUF3090 domain-containing protein: protein MARAIHVFRTPDRFVAGTVGQPGNRTFYIQAVHDSRVVSVVLEKQQVAVLAERIGALLLEVNRRFGTPVPPEPTEIDDLSPLIMPVDAEFRVGTMGLGWDSEAQTVVVELLAVTDAEFDASVVLDDTEEGPDAVRVFLTPESARQFATRSVRVISAGRPPCPLCDEPLDPEGHICARANGYRREALLGPGDDTAG, encoded by the coding sequence ATGGCCCGCGCAATCCACGTCTTCCGCACGCCCGACCGCTTCGTGGCCGGGACCGTTGGCCAGCCCGGAAATCGAACGTTCTACATCCAGGCGGTCCATGACTCGCGGGTGGTTTCGGTGGTTCTGGAGAAGCAGCAGGTCGCGGTGCTCGCCGAACGCATCGGCGCGCTGCTTCTCGAGGTGAATCGTCGGTTCGGCACTCCGGTGCCACCGGAGCCCACCGAGATCGATGACCTCAGTCCGCTGATCATGCCGGTGGATGCCGAGTTTCGCGTCGGGACGATGGGGTTGGGCTGGGATTCGGAGGCGCAGACCGTCGTCGTTGAATTGCTGGCTGTCACCGACGCCGAGTTCGACGCCTCCGTGGTGCTCGACGACACCGAGGAGGGCCCCGACGCGGTGCGGGTGTTTCTGACGCCTGAGTCGGCGCGCCAGTTCGCTACCCGGTCGGTCCGGGTGATCTCGGCGGGACGCCCGCCATGCCCGTTGTGCGACGAACCGCTGGACCCTGAGGGACACATCTGCGCTCGTGCCAACGGTTACCGGCGCGAAGCGCTGCTCGGGCCTGGTGATGACACCGCCGGATGA